A genome region from Pseudomonas helmanticensis includes the following:
- a CDS encoding Lrp/AsnC family transcriptional regulator, with protein sequence MPDTRPPALDEIDRQLIAALQINARESVAMLARQLGIARTTVTSRLARLEKAKVITGYGVRLGQRVVDGGLQAYVGIKVQPRSGKEVVRRLSAMAQVQQLCAVSGEFDYVAWLRTDSPEQLDQLLDQIGSVDGVEKTTTSIILSSKIDRGQPV encoded by the coding sequence TTGCCAGACACCCGCCCGCCCGCACTCGATGAAATCGACCGTCAGCTAATCGCCGCACTGCAAATCAACGCCCGCGAAAGTGTGGCCATGCTTGCCCGGCAATTAGGCATTGCGCGCACCACCGTGACCTCTCGATTGGCGCGGCTGGAAAAGGCCAAGGTCATCACCGGTTATGGCGTACGTCTGGGCCAGCGCGTGGTCGATGGCGGCTTGCAGGCCTACGTCGGGATCAAGGTGCAGCCGCGTTCCGGCAAAGAGGTAGTGCGCCGGTTGAGTGCGATGGCGCAGGTGCAGCAGTTGTGTGCGGTGAGTGGCGAGTTTGATTATGTGGCGTGGTTGCGTACGGATTCGCCGGAGCAGCTCGATCAGTTACTGGATCAGATTGGTAGCGTGGATGGGGTGGAGAAGACGACGACCTCGATTATTTTGAGTAGCAAGATTGATCGG